Genomic window (Haladaptatus caseinilyticus):
TCCAGTACTGTGGTGTCCAAACATATCCCGGTATCGCACCGGATGCCGAACAGGATAACTACTTCAGGTACACCTCGTCCTCACAGTACGAGTGGCAGTCCGAAGACGTCGAAGCTGGGGCCATCGTGAACATCAACGATTTCGAGGATTACGAGTCGTGGGGGAACGGGATCGGCAAATCCGGACTCGGGAAACCCGCCACCGCGACGTGGCGGTCACAGGACGTTCCAGCGAGCGGAACGATACCCGTACAACTCATCCGAAGTCCACGTATCGAGGAGATGGCGAACCAGAACCAGTGGATAGGGGCGAGCACGCAGGAGGGCTTCATCGCTATCATGGACAAATGTACACACTTCTGTTGTGTACCTCTGTTTAAAGGCGACCCCGGTAGTGCGAAGTTCAACGCCGAGAACGAGATTTACTGCCCGTGCCACCAGTCAGTGTATGACCCGTTCTCGATCGAAAAAGTGTCGTTCGTCGCGCTTCCACGGCCGGACGATTCCTCCGGCGGCGGAAGCGCGTAGCTCGACCGTTCGGTTATCGTTTCTCAACCGATCGCCACGTCCGACCCGTCTCGCCGCCGCATTTCGACCGCGGACGGATGATACGAGTGTCTCCAACTGCTCCAAATAATGGTAATCCAACCGCCGACACGGGCGATGGCGAACGTCGTTGTGAACGGTTCTGTGGAATGCCAATTCCGTCGAGCAGGACAGCACGTCGAATCCGGTCGTCATTCCGTCGGGCGTGATGACTCGAAAGGATCTGCAGTCAATCGAATGACCGAAACGATCCCAACGGCGAGACAGCCGAACCCGGCAAGCGCGAACAGTGGCGACGTAGCGTCCGCTACTACGCCGCCAGCAGCTCTGGCGAAGAGAAATACGAGCGCGTGAACCATCGAGACACCACTCAGTGTGGTTGCTCTCCCGTGAGAAGCCACCCGGTCGTTGACGAATGTGCTTCCGAGCGTATCGGTAACCGTGTTCGCACCCCGGGAGAGGAAGAACACCGGCAGCGCGACGGCGTGTACCGAGCTGGCGACGAGCAAAACGATGGCGAGCGTCGTCGGACCGAGGACGAACCATCGGCCCACCCCGATTCGACGACCGACCGCGTCGGCCGTGGAAGAACCGAGCGCTGCGGCGAACATGAGGGCCGAGTACAACGGTCCGAGCGAAGACGGTTGAAACCCGATGGACAGAGCGACCGGTTGTACGAACACCTCGACGGTCTCCGGTACGGCGAGAACAATCCCCGACAGGAGAACGAACGACCGGACCGTTCGATTGGAAACGACCGAGAGAAGAGCGGTTCGTGCTTCAGTGAGCGAGAATTCACCGTCCGAACCGGATACGGTGGGTTCCGGAAGCGTGAGGACGACCAACGCGCCGATGGTTGTCAACACGCCAGCGAGGAGAAACGGTAGTGCGGACCAACGTTCGTAGAGGACGCCGCCGACGAGGGCGGAGAGTGCTGCTGAAGCGTAGAAGACGCCAGTACCTCTGCCACGGACGCGAGTGTACGAGTCGGTCGCGTGATGGTCCACGAGGGTATCGTAAAGCCACGCGTCGGTGCTTCCGGAGCGGAACGTCGCGGCGACACCCCAAAACCCCCAACAGAAGACGAATCCGACGAGCGAATCGGCGAACGCGAACCCGAAATGCGTCACGGAGATGAGAACGGAACCGACGAAGAGGCTGTTTCGGCGCCCGATTAGGTCGCCGACGTAGCCCGTCGGAATCTCGCCGAGAAGCGTTCCGGCGAAGAACATCCCTGCGGCGAACCCGACGCCCGCGAGGTCGAGACCCTGCGCGAGTGCGTGAACCGTGAGGATCGGGTAGACGAACCCACCGGAGGTGAGGGCACGATAGCTGTAAAACCGGTGGACGAGCAAATCGACGGAGGAGTGAGCGTGTCGTGACATCGAGAGCGGTGTTCGGTTTCGAGAATGCAGAGGGGGGATAATAATCGCTCGTCGAAACACGACACCGTTTGGCAGCAGAACCATCCGAGGGCGGACCGAGCGAAACTTTATATTCGAAAACGAAGCAATCGATGGGGATGGCCGACGAAACCGTGAATCCCGAACGTCACTACAAGGGCCACCCTTCTCCGGCAAACCTCCGCGAAATCGCGGGGTTCTTCCTGAAAATCGGAGTCGTAGGGTTCGGCGGACCGTTGGTTCACATCGCCATGATGGAAGACGAACTCGTGGGAGAGGGGAGTCGGCAGTGGACGGACGAATCGACGTTCATGGAGGGACTTGCCATCTGCAACATGCTTCCGGGGCCAGCATCGACGCAACTGGGGATATTTATGGGATGGGTCCGCGGTGGAACTCCGGGTGCGGTGGTCGCCGGGGCGTGTTTCATGCTCCCCGCATTCGCGATCATCGTCGCGCTCTCGTATCTCTACTTCGCCTACGGGGAACTACCGGCGATACGGGATGGTCTTCTGTACGCGATCAATCCGGTCGTCATCGGCCTTATCGTCGGGTCAGCCTACTCAATGGCTCGGAGCGCATTGGGTGCGGCTGAAACCGACCTATCGTTCGAAATCGGCGACGATTCGTGGAGCGTTGACGTAAGACTCCTCTTTCTGTTGGTCGCTGCACTCGTCGCAACCATCCTGTTCAATCCGAATCCGGTGTTGGAGTTCGCGGTGGCTGGATTCGTCGCGCTCCTTATCTATCGATGGTCGTGGGTCGCGTCGAATCTCGGCCGGATGTCGCTCACAGCAGCGATCAGTATCACACTCGCGGGATTGTATTTCAGCCGGGACAAAATCGTCGAGTTCGCGTCCTCACGGGCGAAGGGAACCGGCTGGTACGCTGCCGTCGCCAGCATCGCCGGAGCGCTGTGGGCGAACACCTGGGTGAAACTCGTCCTGTTCATGCTCTACACGGGATCGTTCATCTACGGTGGTGGTTTGGTACTCATCCCGTTTATCGAGAAATACGTCGTCGACGAATTCGGCTGGATGGACACCGCGACCTTCGTGGATGGCATCGCACTCGGCCAACTAACCCCCGGGCCCGTGGTAATGACGACCGCGTTCGTCGGGTACGAGCTCTTCCTCTCGCAGGGCATCCCGATGGCAGTCTTCGGCGCGTTCGTCGCCGCTTTCGCGGCGTTCGCACCCTCGTTCGTCTTCATTGTGGCGATGTTTCCCTATGTTGCGAGGGTTCGTGACAACCCGCAAATCAGAACCGCGCTCGTCGGCATTAACGCCGCAGTCGTCGGTGCGATTTTGGGTGCGACAGTCTCATTAGCCCAGGAGGCAATCGTAGACCCGCTGACCACGATGGTTGCGTTCGGTACCTTCGTGCTGTTCGTCCGCGGAGTCAAGGCTGTGACCCTCATCCTCGGTGGTGGCGTAATCGGGATCGTCGCGTACTATCTGCTCTAAACCTATTTTGAGTCTTTTGCGTGGCGGATGTCCGGGTAGATAGCTAGAAAGCTATCCAAAAATATTTCCGAATAGTTAGTTAGGTGGGTAGAAATACAGTCGAACCGTTCGGCGGACAATTCCGGAAGGAATGTGGGGAAACAGCATGGCTAAGGCTGAATCGAGCGTATCGATATCCATGAGAATGCTCGTCGATGGGGAGTGGAAAGACGCGTACGAGACGACGAACGAGGAGGGTGAGTTCGAGCGACAGACCACGACGTTCCGGGAGTGGGTCGAAGCCGACGAGGACGCCGAATTTTCGGCCGAATCGGGACGATATCACCTCTACGTCTCGTACGCCTGTCCGTGGGCACATCGAACGCTCATCACGAGAGTACTAAAGGGACTGGATGCCGCGATTTCGGTGTCGGTAGTGGACCCGTACCGCCAAAACGATGGATGGGAGTTTTCCCCCGACCGAATCGGCTGTACCGCTGACACCGTCAACGGGACGGAGTATTTGCGGGACGTGTACGTCCAAGCGGACCGGGAATTTACGGGACGCGTGACTGTACCAGTGCTGTGGGACACGGAGCGAGAAACCATCGTCAACAACGAGTCGGTGGAAATCATGCGGATGCTGGACACCGAATTCGATGACGTAGCGGAGCGAGACGTGACGTTCTATTCCGAGGAATACCGCGACGAAATCGATGACACCATCGAGGCGATTTACGAACCCATCAACAACGGTGTCTATCGGGCGGGGTTCGCGAACACCCAAGCCGCATACGAAAGCGCAGTGACCGAGTTGTTCGACGCGCTTGACCACTGGGAGGGCGTCCTCGCCGACCAGCGCTTTCTCGCTGGACCGGAATTGACGGAAGCCGATTTCGCCATGTTCACTACGCTCGTGCGCTTCGATGCAGTGTACGAGACGCACTTCAAGTGCAACCTGCGACGCATCGTTGACTATCCGAACCTGTGGAATTACTTAAAAGAGCTGTACCAACTGCCCGGTATTGCCGAAACGGTCCGAATGGATCACATCAAAGAACACTACTACCGAAGCCATACGGATATCAACCCGAAACAGATCGTTCCGAAGGGACCGAAACTCGACCTCGGTGAAACACACGACCGGGGTTCGTTGGCGGGCGGTCCTCCCGAGGGACTTCGACGGTAAATATCGCCGGTTGATACGGTTCGAAGAACGGTCGGTCTTCAGCAGTCACGGTTACGCACGCTCGTCATCCCGGAGTTTTCGCCGCTGAATCTTCCCTGTCGTCGTCTGGGGAAGTTCGGCGACGAACTCGATATCACGTGGGTATTCGTATTTCGCCAATCGGTCGCGCACGAGCGTTCGCAGTTCCTGCCGGAAAGAATCGCTTCCCTTACGGGTCGAGACCGGTTGCACGTACGCCTTGACGATTTCGCCACGGGTTTCATCCGGGACGCCGATGACGCCGACCTGCTCCACGTCCGGGTGTTCGAGTATCGCGCTTTCGACCTCTCCAGGACCGACACGATACCCGCTCGTGATTATGACGTCATCGTCGCGTGATTTAAACCAGAAATAGCCGTCCTCGTCGCGATAACCGAGGTCGCCCGTCAAGTGCCACCCATCGACGGTTACCGCCGCGGTTTGTTCGGGCTGGTTCCAATACGCCTCGAAAACGACGGGGTCGTTACCTCGCTTGACCGCAATCATGCCCACGTCGCCGACGGCTTTTTTCTCGCCGGAGTTGGGGTCGATAATCGCAACCTCGTGACCGGGAACCGGTTTGCCCATGCTTCCGGCGCGAACGGGGAACCAGTCGCTACAGTTCGAGACCAACAAGTTCGCTTCAGTTTGGCCGTATAGTTCGTTAACCGAGACCCCATCCAACTCCTCCGCAGCCCATTCGATGATTTCGGGTGTGAGCGGCTCACCGCCGGAGCAGATGCTGTCGAGCGCCAAATCATACGTTTTTACTGGCTCTTCGACGCTCATCATCATTCGAATCGCAGTGGGTGGAAGGAACGTGTGTGTGACCGAAAATCGTTCCAGCAGTTCGTACGCGGTTTGGACGTCAAAACCGCCCATCGGATAGCCGACTACGGAGTGACCGTAATGCCACGCTGGGAACACTAAATCGCCGAGCGCACCGATCCACGCCCAATCCGCTGGCGTCCAGTAGACCGGAGTTTCATCGGGAACATTCGAATCCGTATCGGTCCGTTCGAAATACATGTGAAACGCGGGACAGTGTCCGAGCCAGACGTCGTGCGTGTGGAGAACTCCTTTCGGCGGACCAGTCGAACCGCTCGTGTAGATGATGATGGCGGGGGTGTCGGGAGTCGTCTCCGCGATGTCGAACGAACGCGGACGCCCGGCTCGAAACTCGTCGAAGTCGTGGCTAGCGTGGTTCCCGGTCGAATCGGCTCCATCGATTTCGATGACGTGTTCCAACGCCGGACAGTCGTCCCGAACCGTATCGAGCGTGTCGTAGACGGTGGAATCGACGACGGCGACTTTGGCACCGCTGTCGTTCAATCGATAGCGCAACGAGTCGTCACCGAACAGAATCGAGAGGGGGAGCGAAATAGCGCCGATTTTCCAGCAAGCGAGATGAGTTAGCGGATTCACCGGTTTCTGCGGGGCGATAACCGCAACACGGTCGCCATACTCGACGCCGAGTGCGGTCAGTCCGTGTGCGAGTTGGTTGGAGAGAACGTCCAGATCGTGGAACGAGAAAGTCTCGTGCCGACCGTCAGGATAGCACTGTTCGAGCGCGATCGAATCGGTATCGTCGTGCTTGCGAAGCAGGTCGAAGGCGAGATTGTAATCTTTCGGTATATTCCACGTAAACGTCGTTCTCGCTTCTTCGTGGGAGGAACCGGCAGGGGAGAGATGCCAAGACATGGCAGTATATTCGAGAGCTACTCGTATAAGTTCGCACGTCGCATCATGAGAGTATCCGTCACTGCCAGCGGATTTATTGTGATACGGGAGCAGTGATCTGCATGAACCACACCGGAGACGACCTCAACAACGAATTCGACTTCGACGGAGAACTACCGAGATCGGTAGATAGAGCCGCAATCGAGCGGATGCGGACCGTCGCCCGAATTTTCGATGACCTCGTTCGCGTCCCCGGAACTGATTTCCGCGTCGGAATCGACCCGATTCTCGGCGCACTACCGGTGGCAGGGGACGTAATCAGTGCCGGACTCTCGTTGTATATCGTCCTCGAAGCTGGCCGATTGGGCGTTTCGTTTACGACCCTCCTGCGAATGATCGCGAACGTGAGTATCGATGTCGTCGGTGGGGCGATTCCGATAGTCGGCGGTATCGTCGATGCGGTCTGGAAGGCGAACAAACGCAATCTCGAACTGGTATTGGACGAACTTGCAGGGAACCCGGAGAGCGATGGATTCGAAGGCGAAGACGAAGTTATCGAAATCGAAGTAGAATAGCGGCCGAGAAGCCGTACAGGACCCTTTCGGGATCGACCGTTCTAATAACCGCGGCAGCGAGCATCGTTCGCCACCACACTTCGGGGTCCGTTTCAACATCGTTCGTCTATCCCAGCGTTCGAACCGGGATTCGGACCGGAGTCCCCTCGCTCCCCTAGCACGGTAAACACCGCCCGATCCGGTCGGGAAAGGGTCGCTGAAACGACGGCATGGTCCGTGTCAATGCGGCTATCACACACCGGTGACCAGTTACCATCGTAGCGCCACAGCCGGAGCTTTCGCTCGATAACGTCGGCGTCGGAAACGGCGCGTCGGTCGTACTCGAATTGCGCATCGAGCATACCAGCAGCTGTC
Coding sequences:
- a CDS encoding QcrA and Rieske domain-containing protein; its protein translation is MSEADKYPEDTSRRRFVKGVVGSAALAGIGTGTVATLKSATAPSGAGGGIVQYYGVENVAGPAPRGMPQIPVEIEDNGDVKGVWPKVQQREQEGRTVTVAEMQLGGVTYSSQWFQYCGVQTYPGIAPDAEQDNYFRYTSSSQYEWQSEDVEAGAIVNINDFEDYESWGNGIGKSGLGKPATATWRSQDVPASGTIPVQLIRSPRIEEMANQNQWIGASTQEGFIAIMDKCTHFCCVPLFKGDPGSAKFNAENEIYCPCHQSVYDPFSIEKVSFVALPRPDDSSGGGSA
- a CDS encoding MFS transporter, translated to MSRHAHSSVDLLVHRFYSYRALTSGGFVYPILTVHALAQGLDLAGVGFAAGMFFAGTLLGEIPTGYVGDLIGRRNSLFVGSVLISVTHFGFAFADSLVGFVFCWGFWGVAATFRSGSTDAWLYDTLVDHHATDSYTRVRGRGTGVFYASAALSALVGGVLYERWSALPFLLAGVLTTIGALVVLTLPEPTVSGSDGEFSLTEARTALLSVVSNRTVRSFVLLSGIVLAVPETVEVFVQPVALSIGFQPSSLGPLYSALMFAAALGSSTADAVGRRIGVGRWFVLGPTTLAIVLLVASSVHAVALPVFFLSRGANTVTDTLGSTFVNDRVASHGRATTLSGVSMVHALVFLFARAAGGVVADATSPLFALAGFGCLAVGIVSVIRLTADPFESSRPTE
- the chrA gene encoding chromate efflux transporter, encoding MADETVNPERHYKGHPSPANLREIAGFFLKIGVVGFGGPLVHIAMMEDELVGEGSRQWTDESTFMEGLAICNMLPGPASTQLGIFMGWVRGGTPGAVVAGACFMLPAFAIIVALSYLYFAYGELPAIRDGLLYAINPVVIGLIVGSAYSMARSALGAAETDLSFEIGDDSWSVDVRLLFLLVAALVATILFNPNPVLEFAVAGFVALLIYRWSWVASNLGRMSLTAAISITLAGLYFSRDKIVEFASSRAKGTGWYAAVASIAGALWANTWVKLVLFMLYTGSFIYGGGLVLIPFIEKYVVDEFGWMDTATFVDGIALGQLTPGPVVMTTAFVGYELFLSQGIPMAVFGAFVAAFAAFAPSFVFIVAMFPYVARVRDNPQIRTALVGINAAVVGAILGATVSLAQEAIVDPLTTMVAFGTFVLFVRGVKAVTLILGGGVIGIVAYYLL
- a CDS encoding glutathione S-transferase family protein, with the translated sequence MRMLVDGEWKDAYETTNEEGEFERQTTTFREWVEADEDAEFSAESGRYHLYVSYACPWAHRTLITRVLKGLDAAISVSVVDPYRQNDGWEFSPDRIGCTADTVNGTEYLRDVYVQADREFTGRVTVPVLWDTERETIVNNESVEIMRMLDTEFDDVAERDVTFYSEEYRDEIDDTIEAIYEPINNGVYRAGFANTQAAYESAVTELFDALDHWEGVLADQRFLAGPELTEADFAMFTTLVRFDAVYETHFKCNLRRIVDYPNLWNYLKELYQLPGIAETVRMDHIKEHYYRSHTDINPKQIVPKGPKLDLGETHDRGSLAGGPPEGLRR
- a CDS encoding AMP-binding protein, with amino-acid sequence MSWHLSPAGSSHEEARTTFTWNIPKDYNLAFDLLRKHDDTDSIALEQCYPDGRHETFSFHDLDVLSNQLAHGLTALGVEYGDRVAVIAPQKPVNPLTHLACWKIGAISLPLSILFGDDSLRYRLNDSGAKVAVVDSTVYDTLDTVRDDCPALEHVIEIDGADSTGNHASHDFDEFRAGRPRSFDIAETTPDTPAIIIYTSGSTGPPKGVLHTHDVWLGHCPAFHMYFERTDTDSNVPDETPVYWTPADWAWIGALGDLVFPAWHYGHSVVGYPMGGFDVQTAYELLERFSVTHTFLPPTAIRMMMSVEEPVKTYDLALDSICSGGEPLTPEIIEWAAEELDGVSVNELYGQTEANLLVSNCSDWFPVRAGSMGKPVPGHEVAIIDPNSGEKKAVGDVGMIAVKRGNDPVVFEAYWNQPEQTAAVTVDGWHLTGDLGYRDEDGYFWFKSRDDDVIITSGYRVGPGEVESAILEHPDVEQVGVIGVPDETRGEIVKAYVQPVSTRKGSDSFRQELRTLVRDRLAKYEYPRDIEFVAELPQTTTGKIQRRKLRDDERA
- a CDS encoding DUF4112 domain-containing protein, which encodes MNHTGDDLNNEFDFDGELPRSVDRAAIERMRTVARIFDDLVRVPGTDFRVGIDPILGALPVAGDVISAGLSLYIVLEAGRLGVSFTTLLRMIANVSIDVVGGAIPIVGGIVDAVWKANKRNLELVLDELAGNPESDGFEGEDEVIEIEVE